From a single Natronorubrum tibetense GA33 genomic region:
- a CDS encoding cupredoxin domain-containing protein, with product MTNHRSVGRRRALAVSGAALTAGLAGCTSSSDDGGDDDNEWQQPLNPDDWEDVDEIQLMGYTGGWEGAEPDLIDGIRNPTLLLFDGNEYELTWENADGVNHNLAIRNEDNRVVSGLRTADIHSRGDAATLEFEANSNMHEYLCEPHPRRMLGYIHVEE from the coding sequence ATGACCAACCACAGGTCCGTAGGTCGGCGTCGCGCACTCGCCGTTTCCGGAGCCGCGCTCACAGCGGGCCTTGCCGGCTGTACCAGCAGCAGTGACGATGGCGGAGACGATGACAACGAGTGGCAACAGCCCCTCAACCCGGACGATTGGGAAGATGTCGACGAGATTCAGCTGATGGGGTACACCGGCGGCTGGGAAGGCGCCGAACCGGATCTTATCGACGGCATTCGCAACCCAACGCTGCTCCTGTTCGACGGCAACGAGTACGAGTTGACGTGGGAGAACGCCGACGGTGTCAACCACAATCTCGCGATCAGAAACGAGGACAACCGGGTGGTCAGCGGTCTCCGAACGGCCGACATTCACAGCCGCGGCGACGCGGCGACACTCGAGTTCGAGGCGAACAGCAACATGCACGAGTACCTCTGTGAACCCCACCCGCGCCGGATGCTCGGGTACATTCACGTCGAGGAGTGA